Proteins encoded by one window of Candidatus Zixiibacteriota bacterium:
- a CDS encoding sigma-54-dependent Fis family transcriptional regulator: MADTKLLIVDDEAVQRDLLCGYLAKHGFAVYPCENGAQALDAYHEVFAPVALVDMKMPGMDGITLLGRLREINPFLQVIMLTAFGSVETAVAAMKAGAFDYLTKPVEDLDELLIKLQKAEAQNRLVVDRQAMAQRLAEVFPRTEIIGESPAMQQVRRMISLVAPKDATVLITGASGTGKELVAQAIHALSGRAEQRLVAINCAAFPETLLESELFGYEKGAFTGADRAKQGRFELADGGTLFLDEIGEMPLSMQVKLLRVLEAKVIQRLGSVKEIPLDIRIVAATNRDLAATVAAGTFREDLYYRLNVITIHVPPLRERPGDILLLADTFVRRFAQKIGRDVKGIEPEAARLLTSYAWPGNVRELQNVLERAVVVCDRDRISPEDLSGLEKAPAAEASEEVLPLSEVERRHIQRCLETRAWNITLCAELLGIHRNTLRAKIKEYGLTQG; this comes from the coding sequence ATGGCGGACACAAAACTCCTCATTGTCGACGACGAGGCGGTGCAGCGCGACCTGCTCTGTGGATATCTGGCCAAGCACGGGTTCGCCGTCTATCCCTGCGAGAACGGCGCGCAGGCGCTCGATGCGTACCACGAGGTGTTCGCGCCGGTGGCCCTGGTGGACATGAAGATGCCGGGCATGGACGGGATCACGCTGCTGGGCAGGTTGCGCGAGATCAACCCGTTTCTCCAGGTGATCATGCTGACGGCGTTCGGGTCGGTAGAGACGGCGGTGGCGGCGATGAAGGCCGGGGCCTTCGACTACCTCACCAAACCGGTCGAGGATCTCGATGAACTGCTGATCAAGCTGCAGAAGGCGGAGGCGCAGAACCGCCTGGTGGTCGACCGCCAGGCCATGGCGCAGCGGCTGGCGGAGGTGTTTCCCCGGACCGAGATTATCGGGGAATCGCCGGCCATGCAGCAGGTCCGGCGCATGATCTCGCTGGTGGCGCCGAAAGACGCCACCGTGCTCATCACGGGGGCTTCGGGAACCGGCAAGGAGCTGGTGGCCCAGGCGATCCACGCCCTCTCGGGGCGGGCCGAGCAGCGGCTCGTGGCGATCAACTGCGCCGCCTTCCCGGAGACGCTGCTGGAATCGGAGCTCTTCGGGTACGAGAAGGGAGCGTTCACCGGCGCCGACCGGGCAAAGCAGGGACGGTTCGAGCTGGCCGACGGCGGAACCCTCTTCCTCGACGAAATCGGGGAGATGCCGCTGTCGATGCAGGTGAAACTGCTCCGGGTGCTGGAGGCCAAGGTGATCCAGCGGCTCGGGTCGGTGAAAGAAATTCCGCTGGATATCCGCATCGTGGCGGCCACCAACCGCGACCTCGCCGCCACGGTGGCCGCCGGGACGTTTCGCGAGGATTTGTACTATCGGCTCAACGTGATCACCATTCACGTGCCGCCGCTCCGCGAGCGGCCGGGAGATATCCTTCTACTCGCCGACACCTTCGTGCGGCGGTTTGCGCAGAAGATCGGGCGGGACGTGAAGGGGATCGAGCCGGAGGCGGCGCGCCTGCTCACCTCGTACGCGTGGCCCGGGAATGTCCGCGAGCTGCAGAACGTGCTGGAGCGGGCCGTGGTTGTCTGCGACCGCGACCGCATCTCGCCGGAGGACCTCTCGGGGCTGGAAAAGGCGCCCGCGGCCGAGGCCTCGGAAGAAGTGCTGCCGCTGTCGGAGGTGGAGCGGCGCCACATCCAGCGGTGCCTGGAGACGCGCGCGTGGAATATCACCCTGTGCGCGGAACTCCTGGGAATCCACCGGAATACGCTGCGGGCGAAAATAAAGGAATACGGGCTCACGCAGGGCTAG